In the genome of Xanthocytophaga agilis, one region contains:
- a CDS encoding AAA family ATPase, whose protein sequence is MKILPLHLLIGESLHQSGNRMLFPLHLPGVVRFNTSPQQLAKQVARAFQDKVLKKGLYDQILSYFSNEDLIQDRLNVKLDASVDQLFPELELPFDIFYFQNEGLQFIGFVPLLSIESVGKTLEELYINLSENIRLEFIRKKRFQSVATLIATQWFSEVKVHRVPVDLTFYTLGELEKMAEAGKQQILPEVAQKMSSDAGTLVGLKKEYDQLASLLSGYLRNSVVVVGNSGKGKTTLIREFVGKRTLHGLGNVAVWEISAAQLLHRLTSLGSWEEYLAYMCNELRTKGDLLYISNLAELFEVGQYVGNSMSFADYLRDYIARGEIILISECTPEQMTQIELKSPGYTALFAQVKIEEMSGPVIQQIVLQKVALESQAKNITVEEIATKEILRLQQWYSPYSGLPGKTIRFLEALLSEKEKYSTVSKSDIYARFCQETGMPEFMINPDIPLDIDAMSQFFYKNIYGQEDAIQTVLDVLISIKAAVIRRGKPLASLLFVGPTGVGKTEMAKVLAEFVFGNRQKMIRFDMSEYADYLSVLRLTGDLYASGEGLLTAAVRREPFSVLLFDELEKVHPSFYDLLLQILGEGRLTDSKGRVADFCSTIIILTSNIGARSYQVGTVGFIETKAQKDTAISHFQNEVQNFFRPELFNRLDRILAFAPLERSVIRHIVDREIAILKKREGINGRNLVIDIAKDILDYLGREGYNWAYGARFLQRTIQDKVVIPLSGHLNTYEFHVPLEISIELKENEPHFRINRRNETQLIEQAVEVNSELTVIEFTNEVTKQRRNAITIRNGSYYAHFISRLDQLNRKLAKLKDKRQEEKFWKDDVQSKVYYELMGIRDDFDSIIQQIQDIESENFLLLNGNEVDSSELYPLFQSWKKMFRSQKLKLVQLENPEFMKCIIGIYGHAGSVMQLTDIYRNLSQERGYTVQAFQIWHNNQEVVFSSDTWQRFRTYNLYADLKKQPLTYLRYSYDKPTDDNFALVGVELEVTGNLPFLFFKSENGRHNVTTVTGEVRKYQVIVSTQPFDKFRTPGGIHRKNFFEGDKPRRHYTPKGLQDTTYELTTSTNQYEQALSKILQEQLDTAIDSYLL, encoded by the coding sequence ATGAAAATTCTTCCATTACATTTACTTATTGGTGAGTCTCTGCATCAATCTGGCAATAGAATGTTATTCCCACTGCATCTGCCAGGAGTTGTTCGTTTTAATACATCACCACAACAACTAGCCAAACAGGTTGCCAGGGCGTTTCAGGACAAAGTGCTTAAGAAGGGGCTTTACGATCAGATTCTAAGCTATTTTAGTAATGAGGATCTGATACAGGATAGGTTGAATGTGAAGCTGGATGCCTCTGTTGATCAGTTGTTCCCAGAGCTTGAGCTTCCATTTGATATTTTTTATTTTCAGAATGAAGGTTTACAATTTATAGGATTTGTTCCCTTACTGAGTATTGAGTCTGTAGGAAAAACGCTTGAAGAACTTTATATAAATCTTTCGGAGAATATAAGATTGGAATTCATACGCAAGAAGCGTTTTCAATCTGTTGCTACATTAATAGCCACTCAGTGGTTTAGTGAGGTAAAGGTCCATCGTGTGCCAGTTGACCTTACATTCTATACCTTAGGAGAACTTGAAAAAATGGCCGAGGCTGGCAAGCAGCAGATTTTACCAGAAGTTGCACAAAAAATGAGTTCAGATGCCGGGACGTTGGTAGGATTAAAAAAAGAGTATGACCAATTAGCGTCTCTACTAAGTGGCTATTTGCGAAATAGTGTTGTAGTGGTAGGTAATTCAGGAAAAGGCAAAACTACATTGATTCGCGAATTTGTTGGAAAAAGAACTCTGCATGGATTGGGGAATGTAGCTGTTTGGGAAATTTCTGCAGCACAGTTGCTTCATCGGCTTACTTCCTTGGGTAGCTGGGAAGAATATCTGGCATACATGTGTAATGAACTGAGGACCAAAGGTGACCTGCTATATATTAGTAATCTGGCTGAATTATTTGAGGTTGGTCAGTATGTTGGAAACAGTATGTCGTTTGCAGATTATCTGCGTGATTACATAGCTAGGGGGGAGATTATTTTGATTAGTGAGTGTACACCTGAACAGATGACACAAATTGAGTTAAAGTCGCCCGGTTATACTGCACTATTTGCACAAGTAAAAATTGAAGAGATGTCTGGTCCTGTAATCCAACAGATTGTATTGCAGAAAGTTGCACTGGAAAGTCAAGCCAAGAATATCACTGTTGAAGAAATTGCTACAAAAGAAATTTTACGTTTACAGCAATGGTATAGCCCATATTCCGGATTGCCAGGAAAAACCATTCGTTTTCTAGAAGCATTACTTTCAGAAAAGGAAAAGTATTCAACCGTATCCAAATCAGATATTTATGCCCGTTTTTGTCAGGAGACCGGTATGCCTGAATTCATGATAAATCCGGATATTCCGTTGGATATTGACGCCATGAGCCAATTCTTTTATAAGAATATTTATGGTCAGGAAGATGCCATTCAGACAGTCCTGGATGTCTTGATTTCCATCAAAGCAGCTGTAATACGAAGGGGCAAACCATTGGCTTCACTATTATTTGTTGGACCCACAGGTGTAGGAAAGACAGAAATGGCAAAGGTGTTGGCAGAATTTGTGTTTGGCAATCGCCAGAAAATGATTCGCTTTGATATGAGTGAATATGCAGATTATCTATCCGTGTTACGACTTACAGGTGATCTTTATGCCTCGGGTGAGGGCTTGCTGACAGCAGCTGTCAGACGTGAGCCTTTTTCTGTATTGTTGTTTGACGAACTTGAAAAAGTACATCCCTCTTTCTACGATCTGTTATTGCAGATTCTTGGAGAGGGTCGGCTAACAGATTCAAAAGGCCGGGTGGCAGATTTTTGTAGCACTATTATTATTCTGACTTCAAATATTGGGGCTCGCAGTTATCAGGTTGGGACGGTTGGTTTTATAGAAACCAAAGCTCAGAAAGATACTGCCATATCTCATTTTCAGAATGAAGTACAGAATTTCTTCCGGCCTGAATTATTCAATCGCCTGGATCGGATACTGGCATTTGCTCCTTTGGAGAGATCTGTAATCCGACATATTGTAGATAGAGAAATAGCCATTCTGAAAAAACGGGAAGGTATCAATGGTCGTAACCTTGTGATCGATATAGCCAAAGATATATTGGACTACTTAGGTAGAGAAGGTTACAACTGGGCCTATGGAGCACGCTTTCTGCAACGGACCATTCAGGATAAGGTTGTAATTCCGCTATCTGGTCACCTGAATACATATGAGTTTCATGTGCCTCTGGAAATTTCCATAGAACTAAAAGAAAACGAACCTCATTTTCGGATCAATCGAAGAAATGAAACACAACTCATTGAGCAGGCAGTTGAGGTAAATTCAGAACTTACTGTTATTGAATTTACAAATGAAGTTACTAAACAACGACGAAATGCCATTACTATTCGTAATGGTAGTTACTATGCACATTTTATAAGCCGCCTTGATCAGTTGAATCGGAAACTGGCAAAACTAAAAGATAAAAGACAGGAGGAGAAATTCTGGAAGGATGATGTGCAGAGCAAAGTATATTATGAACTGATGGGAATCAGAGATGACTTTGATTCGATTATTCAGCAAATACAGGATATTGAAAGCGAAAATTTCCTTTTATTGAATGGAAATGAGGTAGATAGTTCGGAACTATACCCACTTTTTCAATCGTGGAAGAAAATGTTTCGGAGTCAGAAATTAAAGCTGGTTCAACTGGAGAATCCTGAATTCATGAAATGTATCATTGGAATTTATGGACATGCAGGAAGTGTGATGCAACTGACAGATATATACAGGAACCTGAGTCAGGAGAGAGGATATACTGTTCAGGCTTTTCAGATCTGGCATAATAACCAGGAGGTTGTATTTTCAAGTGACACATGGCAACGTTTTAGAACATATAACCTCTATGCAGACCTGAAAAAACAGCCTCTGACATATCTGCGATATTCCTATGATAAGCCTACAGACGATAATTTTGCTTTGGTAGGAGTTGAGCTTGAAGTAACAGGAAACTTGCCTTTTCTGTTTTTTAAAAGTGAAAATGGTAGACATAATGTGACAACAGTAACAGGTGAGGTTCGAAAATATCAGGTGATTGTATCCACTCAGCCTTTTGATAAGTTCAGGACTCCAGGAGGTATTCATCGGAAAAATTTCTTTGAAGGAGATAAACCTCGTCGTCACTATACACCCAAGGGTTTGCAGGACACTACCTATGAATTAACCACTAGTACCAATCAGTATGAGCAGGCATTGAGCAAGATTTTACAAGAACAGTTGGATACTGCTATTGATAGCTATCTGTTGTAA